The sequence below is a genomic window from Micromonospora sediminicola.
CACCGCTGGGCAGCTCGACCGGTGGTCGCGGCGCTCGCGGCGCGACGGCGGCGTGGCCAGCCTGCGCGATCACCTGCGCACCACCTCGGCGTGGTCGATGCGTCGGCGCGCGGTGGTGCTGAAGCCGAGCCTGGCGCACGCCAATATGTGGGAGCGGTGGCGGACCCCGGTCAGTGAGTACGCGGCCGAGATCGGCAAGACCGGGCGTCGGCGGCTGTGGATCAGCGCGGAGGACAACATCCTGCGGGTCGCCGGTCCGCGAAGCGGTAAGACCACGGCGATGGCGGGCCGGATCATTAAGGCACCTGGCGGCGTGGTGGTGACTTCCACGCGCGTCGACCTGCTCAAGACGCTGCCGATGCGGGCGGCCAAGGGGCCGTGCCACATCTACGACCCGGGCGGCATCTCCAAGGCCGGGAGCACCATCAAGTGGTCGCCGCTGACCGGCTGCCGCTCGACGGCGATCGCCGCGAAGCGCGCGGCCGCGATGCTGCCCGAGTCCGGCTCCGATGAGGGCGAGCGGTGGGACAAGCAGGCCCGCCGGGTCCTCGCGGTGCTCATGCACGCGGCCGCGCTGACCGACCGGCCGATGCGCCAGGTCCAGGCGTGGCTCGACGTCGACGGCCCGGCGCTGCGCGTCGCCGCGACCGAGGTCGAGCAGGCGCTGGAGGACTCCCCGTCGGCCAGCGCCCAACGGGCGGCGGCACGCCAGTTCTACGGCACCGTCGACAAGACGCGCAGCTCGATCGTGACCACCGCGATGGTGGCGCTTCAGTGGCTGACCGACGATAAGGCGGCCGCGATCGGCGACTGCGAGCCGAGCGAGTCCATGGACCTGGACGACCTGCTCGACCGGCGCGGGACGATCTACATCCTGGGCAGCAAGGAGGGCCTGACCGCCCCACTGACCGGCGCCCTGGTCGCCGAGGTCATCCGCCTCGCGGAGATCGTCGCCGAGCAGCGCGGCGGCCGTCTCGACCCATGCCTGACGCTCGTCCTCGATGAGGCGGCCAAGGTCGCGCCCGGCCCGCTGCACGAGTGGGCGGCCGACTGCGGCGGCCGGGGCATCGTCCTGGACGTCGCGGTGCACAGCCTCGCCGCGATGGAGCACACCTGGGGCGACCACGCCGCCCGGATGATCCTGAGCACCTGCAACGCCATCCTCGTCGGCGCGGGCTGCAAGGACCCGCACGACCTGGCCCACTGGGAGGCGCTCAGCGGCGAGCGCAAGGAGATCTCCGAGACCCGCGACAAGGACGGCGAGGTGACCAGCACGACCGAGATCGGCCGCCCGGTCATCACCGCCGCCCAGATCGCGCAACTGCCCAAGGGCATGGCAATCGTCTACGGACTCGGCCCGGTGTCGATCGTCAAGACCCCCAACACCTGGAAGTGGCGCTCGGTCCGCAAGGCGCTCGCCCAGGCCGCACGGCAGATGCCCCAGCAGACCCGCTACGAGGAGCAGATGGCCGCCGAGGACCGAGTGACGGAGCCCGCTCAGTGACCACCCAGACCAACGACCCGGCCTCGGCCGCCACGGTTCGCGCCCTGGCGGCCGAGGTCGAGGCCGTGTCCCTCCAGCTCCCCGACGTCTACCGCCAGGTGGAGGCCGTCCAGGAGGTCGCCGACGCGGCCCAGCGCGGCGTCGTCGTCCTGGCCGAGGCGATCGAGCGCCTCCGCGCGGCCGGCGGCTCCAGCGAGACCGGCAGCGCCGACGACCACAGCAAGCCGACACCGAGCTGGCTCACCATCGACGACCCCGGCGCGGCCGCGGCCGCGCTCGGCGAGCTGGCCGAGTGGCTCAGGACGGTCTACGTCCGGTACAGCGGCGCGGCCCTGGGTGACTGCTGGCTCTGGCACCCCGACGTCGTGACCGAGCTGCTCGCGCTGCGGGAAGCGTGGATCTCGGCGTACCAGGGTCCCCGCGCCTCGGCGGAGACCGTCATGGACTGGCACGACCGGTACCGGCCCGGCACCGTCGCCCGCGTCAACGCCGCGCTGGGCCGCTGCTACCTCCAGCAGCACCTGGCGACCGGGGAACTCAGCTACAGCCCCGCGCGGCTCTCGGCCACCGAACAGGTCGCCGACATTGCGCGCTGGTGGGCCACCTCCCACGGCGACACCGCCGCGCCGCCGCCGAGCCCCAACGTGGTCGCCGAGTCCGCGGCCGCCCGCTCGACCCGCAGCACCTACTGACGAGAGGACCGGCCCATGCCCATCACGCCTCCCGCTGACCTCGTGCAGCAGACGACCGCCCTCATGGACGCGGAGACCACCATCACCCTGGCCGGCGTGCCCTGGATCGTCTCCATCGTCGGCGACTGCCCGGACGACGGCTGCGCGGCCGTCGTCTGGCTCAC
It includes:
- a CDS encoding type IV secretory system conjugative DNA transfer family protein — encoded protein: MSKDRTFPGSALGIGLLVDAAGVAAIQLPLPYADLAGGGALVTGTTVAGVALVTWVGARRGTAGQLDRWSRRSRRDGGVASLRDHLRTTSAWSMRRRAVVLKPSLAHANMWERWRTPVSEYAAEIGKTGRRRLWISAEDNILRVAGPRSGKTTAMAGRIIKAPGGVVVTSTRVDLLKTLPMRAAKGPCHIYDPGGISKAGSTIKWSPLTGCRSTAIAAKRAAAMLPESGSDEGERWDKQARRVLAVLMHAAALTDRPMRQVQAWLDVDGPALRVAATEVEQALEDSPSASAQRAAARQFYGTVDKTRSSIVTTAMVALQWLTDDKAAAIGDCEPSESMDLDDLLDRRGTIYILGSKEGLTAPLTGALVAEVIRLAEIVAEQRGGRLDPCLTLVLDEAAKVAPGPLHEWAADCGGRGIVLDVAVHSLAAMEHTWGDHAARMILSTCNAILVGAGCKDPHDLAHWEALSGERKEISETRDKDGEVTSTTEIGRPVITAAQIAQLPKGMAIVYGLGPVSIVKTPNTWKWRSVRKALAQAARQMPQQTRYEEQMAAEDRVTEPAQ